One genomic region from Equus asinus isolate D_3611 breed Donkey chromosome 8, EquAss-T2T_v2, whole genome shotgun sequence encodes:
- the LOC106823154 gene encoding zinc finger and SCAN domain-containing protein 23-like, with amino-acid sequence MSTKLRDDATLTPVVHTPEEEEGLSIVRVEEEDDHAWEHKTGLPGNVDPYQELVHQRFRKFCYQEAPGPREALNQLQKLCQKWLQPEMHTEEQLLIILPTELQARVWGYHHRSGEDVVTVLENLETVHGDKGQQVQANAHYKQEVLWKAIGPVSLADQSLTVQLKCDPWKHSPLQENDGP; translated from the exons ATGTCCACCAAGTTGAGAGACGATGCAACCTTGACTCCTGTAGTCCACactccagaggaggaggagggtctgAGTATAGTGAGAGTGGAGGAAGAGGACGACCATGCTTGGGAACATAAGACTGGACTTCCAGGGAATGTGGACCCTTATCAGGAACTTGTCCACCAGCGCTTCAGAAAGTTCTGTTACCAGGAGGCCCCTGGACCTCGAGAGGCTCTGAACCAGCTTCAGAAGCTCTGCCAAAAGTGGCTACAGCCTGAGATGCACACCGAGGAGCAGCTCCTGATCATCCTGCCCACGGAGCTCCAGGCCAGGGTGTGGGGATATCATCACCGGAGCGGAGAGGATGTGGTGACTGTGCTGGAGAATCTGGAGACAGTACATGGAGATAAAGGACAACAG GTACAAGCCAATGCACACTACAAACAAGAAGTGCTGTGGAAGGCAATAGGACCTGTAAGCCTTGCCGATCAGTCACTGACTGTCCAACTAAAGTGTGATCCTTGGAAGCATAGTCCTCTGCAAGAGAATGATGGGCCTTAA